In a genomic window of Gossypium arboreum isolate Shixiya-1 chromosome 7, ASM2569848v2, whole genome shotgun sequence:
- the LOC108464475 gene encoding senescence-associated protein AAF, chlorolplastic: protein MAFTSSKVPNGSVVTKTIGNTNHRGKIYPITRGFDHRRLRNTGLLMAKLRFPNERLGNIYEKPGGFGVTRGSSLICLSSRTQKSETDCSDASSAQIAEDEVGHSSMHGRTIHSSPGLAEACRFACNDAKFVNERARNDIVLLSRGIMRLDARARQDVAILGSGFLKLDARAREDTEKIDRGVKKKAERLHHIATILKAKAESRLKKAADKHWSDGALEADLRRADFRAKQRAMEDALMALEFVKNIHDMMVSKVYKFPLRWEKGSLSANDLMLEKNGKTLDFFNGEVSTDRISAIQEAYWSIASALSEADGIDYTDPEELELLVMTLIDLDAMDGKSSVSLLQECSSSPDVNTRQALANALAAAPSMWTLGNAGMGALQRLAEDDNPAIAAAASKAIYELKKQWEIEEGDSWRFMMNMKPSEDIDGDDEDN from the exons ATGGCATTTACTTCAAGCAAGGTCCCAAATGGGTCAGTTGTGACTAAGACTATTGGTAACACTAACCATCGTGGTAAAATCTATCCTATAACTCGAGGGTTTGATCATCGGAGACTGAGAAATACAGGTCTTTTGATGGCAAAGTTGAGGTTTCCAAACGAACGTTTGGGAAACATATATGAAAAACCTGGTGGTTTCGGTGTCACTCGAGGATCTTCCCTgatatgcttgtcctcaagaactCAAAAGTCTGAAACCGATTGCTCGGATGCATCTAG TGCACAGATTGCCGAAGACGAAGTTGGTCATTCAAGCATGCATGGGAGAACTATACATTCAAGTCCCGGCTTGGCTGAAGCTTGTAGATTCGCTTGTAATGATGCAAAATTTGTAAATGAAAGGGCTCGTAACGACATTGTTTTGCTTTCTCG TGGAATAATGAGGCTGGATGCTCGTGCTCGTCAGGATGTCGCTATTCTCGGGTCAGGATTTCTTAAACTTGATG CTAGGGCAAGAGAAGATACAGAAAAAATCGACCGAGGTGTGAAGAAAAAGGCCGAACGTCTTCACCATATTGCCACT ATCTTAAAAGCCAAGGCCGAATCTAGATTGAAAAAGGCCGCTGATAAACATTGGAGTGACGGTGCATTAGAG GCTGATCTGCGCCGTGCCGATTTCCGTGCTAAGCAACGTGCTATGGAGGATGCTCTAATGGCTTTGGAG TTTGTGAAAAACATTCATGACATGATGGTGAGCAAGGTGTACAAATT CCCATTGCGATGGGAAAAAGGTTCACTATCAGCTAATGATTTGATGCTCGAGAAAAACGGGAAGACTCTCGATTTCTTTAATGGTGAAGTGTCTACCGATCGCATTAGTGCTATTCAG GAAGCTTACTGGAGTATAGCATCCGCACTTTCCGAAGCCGATGGAATCGACTACACCGACCCCGAAGAG CTCGAGTTGTTAGTAATGACACTTATAGATCTTGATGCCATGGATGGTAAGAGCAGTGTATCGTTGTTGCAAGAGTGTTCGAGTTCCCCCGATGTCAATACGAG ACAAGCATTGGCTAATGCACTAGCAGCGGCTCCGTCTATGTGGACACTCGGAAACGCCGGCATGGGCGCATTACAG AGGCTGGCAGAAGACGACAACCCGGCGATTGCGGCGGCAGCATCTAAAGCGATTTACGAACTAAAGAAACAATGGGAAATAGAAGAAGGGGATAGCTGGAGGTTTATGATGAATATGAAGCCATCGGAGGACATAGATGGAGATGATGAAGATAACTAA